From Blastocatellia bacterium, a single genomic window includes:
- the pheA gene encoding chorismate mutase — MEIEDWRRMIDEIDAQLVELLNRRSRCVIEIGRLKRAHNLPLYSPEREREVLERVRYLNRGPLDDEALQRLFEHIIDESRRLERLATESPDGLDEHLRKMTEREGR; from the coding sequence GTGGAGATCGAAGATTGGCGGCGGATGATAGACGAGATTGACGCACAATTGGTCGAGCTGTTGAATCGGCGCTCTCGCTGCGTCATCGAGATCGGGAGACTGAAACGAGCGCATAATCTGCCCCTCTATTCCCCGGAGCGCGAACGAGAGGTGTTGGAACGCGTGCGATACCTCAATCGCGGCCCGCTCGATGACGAGGCCCTGCAGCGCCTTTTTGAGCACATCATTGACGAATCGCGCCGACTCGAACGGCTCGCCACGGAATCTCCCGATGGTCTGGACGAACACCTGCGGAAGATGACCGAGAGGGAAGGGCGATGA
- the trpC gene encoding indole-3-glycerol phosphate synthase TrpC: MRERETAMRDLLEEIVARKVERLKAAKRKKPLVELQAEAAACPNARPSLLQACARPDRLNIIAEVKRASPSRGVLREDFDPIALAREYERNGAAAISVLTEEDHFQGALEHLRMIRHAVSVPLLRKDFLFDPYQVYEAAAAGADAVLLIAALLDATQLRDLLQLAEDLGLDALVEVHNLAEFEEALAAGARLIGVNNRNLRTFAVDCTVSFELAKHAPRDVVLVSESGLSTHQELEALRRVGYRAFLIGEHLMRAAHPGKALRALLGGSDRAAG; the protein is encoded by the coding sequence ATGAGAGAACGAGAGACGGCGATGCGCGACCTTCTCGAGGAAATCGTCGCTCGCAAGGTCGAGCGCCTCAAGGCGGCGAAGCGAAAGAAGCCTCTCGTCGAACTGCAAGCGGAAGCGGCGGCGTGCCCGAACGCGCGACCGTCGCTCCTCCAAGCATGCGCTCGGCCAGATCGCCTCAACATCATCGCGGAGGTGAAGCGCGCCTCTCCCTCCCGCGGCGTGTTGCGAGAGGACTTCGATCCGATCGCTCTCGCTCGCGAATACGAGCGAAACGGGGCAGCGGCGATCTCGGTCCTGACCGAGGAGGATCACTTCCAGGGCGCGCTCGAACATCTCCGCATGATCCGACACGCTGTCAGCGTGCCCCTTCTGCGCAAGGATTTCCTCTTCGATCCTTACCAGGTCTACGAAGCGGCCGCGGCGGGCGCCGACGCCGTGCTCCTGATCGCGGCATTGCTTGACGCGACGCAGCTTCGGGATTTGCTCCAACTCGCTGAGGACCTGGGGCTGGATGCGCTCGTCGAAGTCCACAATCTCGCCGAATTCGAGGAAGCGCTTGCGGCCGGCGCGCGCTTGATCGGCGTGAATAATCGCAATCTGCGAACCTTCGCCGTGGACTGCACCGTCTCTTTCGAGCTGGCCAAACATGCCCCGCGGGACGTTGTGCTGGTCAGCGAGAGCGGCTTGAGCACACATCAGGAATTGGAGGCATTACGCCGCGTGGGGTATCGCGCCTTTTTGATCGGCGAGCATCTGATGCGTGCGGCGCATCCGGGCAAAGCTCTTCGCGCTTTGCTCGGAGGATCGGATCGAGCGGCAGGATAA
- the trpD gene encoding anthranilate phosphoribosyltransferase — MGHPLLEKLLRREDLTREEAAALLEELLAETTGEAFIAAVLTALAMKGEAVEELVGFAETMRAHALRLRSERPDLVDTAGTGGSRRKLFNVSTAAAIVIAAAGAPVAKHGNRAASSRTGSADVLAALGVRIDPPLAIVQRCLDEISLCFMLAPRFHRATARVAQVRRQLGIRTIFNLLGPLTNPAGVRRQLIGVSDPQGMEKLARAAQQLGAEHVWIVHGSDGMDEITLSGPTHVVEVRDGQIRRFLLDPHEVGLALRDLNDLSALSPEESAATIRDVLTGDRRDTARDLVLLNAAAGLHVSGHARTLREGMAMAAEAIATGAAWEKLRALIALTNEPSSAEEREDARS; from the coding sequence ATGGGACATCCGCTGCTTGAGAAACTCCTTCGGCGCGAGGATCTGACACGCGAGGAAGCGGCCGCGCTGCTCGAAGAACTGCTCGCTGAGACGACCGGCGAGGCTTTTATCGCCGCTGTGCTCACCGCGCTCGCGATGAAAGGCGAGGCGGTGGAAGAGTTGGTCGGATTCGCCGAAACCATGCGCGCGCACGCATTGCGCCTTCGATCCGAACGTCCGGATCTCGTGGACACGGCGGGCACAGGGGGAAGTCGTCGTAAGCTCTTCAATGTCTCGACGGCGGCAGCCATTGTGATCGCCGCTGCGGGTGCACCCGTCGCCAAACATGGGAATCGGGCCGCTAGCAGTCGAACGGGAAGCGCGGACGTTCTCGCGGCCCTCGGCGTGCGCATTGATCCGCCACTGGCGATCGTCCAACGGTGCTTAGATGAGATCAGCCTCTGTTTCATGTTGGCACCGCGATTCCATCGGGCCACCGCGCGCGTGGCGCAGGTGCGACGTCAGCTCGGAATCCGAACGATCTTCAACCTGCTCGGACCGCTCACCAATCCCGCCGGGGTGCGCCGTCAGCTCATCGGCGTATCCGATCCGCAGGGCATGGAGAAACTCGCGCGCGCCGCGCAACAGCTCGGAGCCGAACACGTGTGGATTGTTCATGGGAGCGACGGAATGGACGAAATCACTCTCTCTGGACCGACGCATGTCGTGGAAGTGCGCGATGGGCAGATCCGACGCTTCCTCCTCGATCCGCACGAGGTGGGGCTCGCGCTGCGCGATCTCAACGACCTGAGCGCGCTGTCGCCGGAAGAGAGCGCGGCCACGATCCGCGATGTCCTCACCGGAGACCGACGCGATACGGCGCGCGATCTCGTGCTCCTGAATGCCGCCGCCGGTCTTCACGTGAGCGGCCATGCGCGCACGTTGCGCGAGGGGATGGCGATGGCAGCGGAAGCCATCGCCACAGGCGCCGCATGGGAGAAGCTGCGTGCTTTGATCGCTCTGACGAACGAGCCCTCGTCGGCCGAAGAGAGGGAGGACGCGCGTTCATGA
- a CDS encoding phosphoribosylanthranilate isomerase, producing MVRVKICGITNVDDALVAVEAGADALGFIFYPKSPRFITPDRAQAIIEWLPPFVTPVGVFVNEYDLEKMAHVVSEVRLAVVQLHGDEPPAFCQQVAQRWRVIKAVRVGPDFHPHEVAAYPAQAILLDAACAGEYGGTGQRFEWTLARRARSFVSRVILAGGLSPENVAEAIRCARPYAVDVCTGVEAHPGKKDPEKVRAFIAAARAVGVHESSNRGEDADGPILFEGGLS from the coding sequence ATGGTGCGAGTGAAGATCTGCGGCATCACAAATGTGGACGATGCGCTGGTCGCCGTCGAAGCGGGCGCCGATGCCCTCGGGTTCATCTTCTATCCGAAGAGTCCGCGCTTCATCACTCCCGATCGAGCGCAAGCGATCATCGAGTGGTTGCCGCCATTCGTCACGCCGGTCGGCGTTTTCGTGAACGAATATGACCTCGAGAAGATGGCGCACGTTGTCTCGGAAGTGCGCCTGGCCGTCGTGCAACTGCACGGAGATGAGCCGCCCGCCTTTTGTCAGCAAGTCGCCCAACGTTGGCGCGTCATCAAGGCCGTGCGCGTCGGCCCCGATTTTCACCCGCACGAAGTCGCCGCGTATCCCGCTCAAGCCATCTTGCTCGATGCCGCCTGCGCCGGCGAATATGGGGGGACGGGCCAACGCTTCGAATGGACGCTGGCGCGGCGCGCGAGGTCGTTCGTCTCGCGAGTGATCTTGGCCGGCGGTCTCTCGCCGGAGAATGTCGCCGAGGCGATTCGATGTGCCCGTCCCTATGCCGTAGACGTGTGCACAGGTGTAGAGGCGCATCCCGGGAAGAAAGATCCGGAGAAGGTGCGCGCGTTCATCGCCGCGGCGAGAGCCGTTGGTGTCCATGAATCCTCGAATCGCGGAGAGGACGCGGACGGCCCAATTCTTTTCGAAGGAGGACTGTCGTGA
- the trpA gene encoding tryptophan synthase subunit alpha gives MSRIRERLEALRRAGRKGFIPYLTAGDPNLETTARLIRALEIAGADVIELGVPFSDPIADGPVIQRASERALRRGTRLRDCLDIVADVRRQSDIPIVLFSYLNPLLQFGLERLAKTMAAVGLDGVLVTDLVPEEAEDFRRLMRAHGIETIFLAAPTSTDERIAEIARSSSGFIYVVSRTGVTGTREQLSEAMRPTVERVRRHTDLPIAVGFGISHPEHVRESWRYADAAVVGSALVQEIERHAGAPDLVERIARFAQWLKTGAAEIPD, from the coding sequence ATGAGTCGAATTCGAGAGCGACTGGAAGCCTTGCGACGAGCAGGACGCAAGGGATTCATCCCGTATCTGACGGCCGGCGATCCGAATTTGGAGACGACGGCACGCTTGATCCGTGCCTTGGAGATCGCGGGCGCCGATGTCATCGAACTCGGCGTTCCTTTCTCCGATCCCATCGCCGATGGGCCGGTCATTCAACGGGCCTCGGAGCGCGCGCTGCGTCGGGGCACACGCCTTCGCGACTGTTTGGACATCGTCGCCGACGTCCGTCGGCAGTCGGATATCCCGATCGTCCTTTTCAGCTACCTCAATCCCCTCCTACAATTCGGGCTCGAACGCTTGGCGAAGACGATGGCGGCCGTGGGTCTTGACGGCGTGCTCGTCACCGATCTCGTCCCGGAAGAGGCCGAGGACTTCCGACGCCTGATGCGCGCGCATGGGATCGAGACGATTTTCCTCGCCGCGCCGACGAGCACGGACGAGCGCATCGCGGAGATCGCGCGTTCGTCCTCGGGCTTCATCTACGTTGTCTCGCGCACCGGTGTGACGGGAACGCGCGAGCAGCTCTCGGAAGCGATGCGTCCGACGGTCGAACGCGTGCGTCGCCATACGGATCTCCCCATCGCCGTCGGCTTCGGCATCTCTCACCCGGAACACGTGCGGGAGAGTTGGCGCTATGCGGATGCCGCGGTGGTCGGCAGCGCGCTCGTCCAGGAGATCGAGCGCCACGCGGGAGCGCCCGATCTGGTCGAGCGCATTGCCCGTTTCGCCCAATGGTTGAAGACAGGAGCTGCAGAAATCCCCGACTGA
- the trpB gene encoding tryptophan synthase subunit beta, which translates to MSLSLPDSRGHFGPYGGRFVPETLMHPLQELTEAYMAAREDPNFHRELQELLHAYVGRPTPLFFARRLTEYLGGAKIYLKREDLCHTGAHKINNALGQALLAKRMGKTRVIAETGAGQHGVATATACALLGLQCVIYMGTEDMRRQALNVFRMQLLGAEVRGVEAGSRTLKDAISEALRDWVTYVETTYYLLGSVLGPHPYPMIVRDFQSLIGRETRQQILAREGRLPDVLVACVGGGSNAMGLFFDFLAEPQVRMIGVEAGGRGHALGEHAARFAGGRPGVLHGTYTYVLQDDDGQIALTHSIAAGLDYAAVGPEHAYWRDRGRIEYVRVSDQEALEAFQLLARLEGILPALESAHALAYVCRLAPTMRRDQILVVNLSGRGDKDVQTVADALDRRGTGSP; encoded by the coding sequence GTGAGCCTCTCGCTTCCAGACAGCCGAGGGCATTTCGGTCCATATGGCGGACGGTTCGTCCCGGAGACGCTCATGCATCCGCTGCAGGAGTTGACCGAAGCCTACATGGCAGCGCGCGAGGATCCGAATTTTCATCGCGAGCTGCAAGAGCTGCTTCACGCCTACGTGGGGAGACCGACGCCGCTCTTCTTCGCCCGGCGGCTGACGGAATATCTCGGTGGCGCGAAGATCTATCTCAAGCGGGAAGATCTCTGCCACACGGGCGCCCATAAGATCAACAATGCCCTCGGCCAAGCGCTTCTGGCCAAACGCATGGGGAAGACGCGGGTCATCGCCGAAACCGGAGCCGGGCAACACGGCGTGGCGACGGCGACCGCGTGCGCGTTGCTCGGCCTGCAGTGCGTCATCTACATGGGCACGGAAGACATGCGGCGCCAAGCGCTCAACGTCTTTCGCATGCAACTACTCGGAGCGGAAGTGCGCGGCGTGGAGGCCGGAAGTCGCACGCTCAAGGACGCCATCAGCGAGGCCTTGCGCGATTGGGTGACGTACGTCGAGACGACGTATTACCTGCTCGGCTCAGTGCTCGGACCACACCCCTACCCCATGATCGTGCGCGATTTCCAATCGCTCATCGGACGCGAGACGCGCCAGCAGATCCTCGCCCGCGAAGGACGCCTCCCCGATGTCCTCGTCGCTTGCGTCGGCGGAGGGAGCAACGCCATGGGCCTCTTCTTCGACTTCCTCGCCGAGCCGCAGGTGCGGATGATCGGTGTGGAAGCAGGCGGCCGCGGTCACGCGCTCGGTGAACACGCAGCGCGATTCGCCGGGGGTCGGCCGGGCGTTTTGCACGGCACGTACACCTACGTCTTGCAGGATGATGACGGGCAGATCGCTCTGACGCATTCGATCGCCGCCGGATTGGACTACGCCGCTGTCGGACCAGAGCATGCCTACTGGCGAGACCGCGGGCGCATCGAGTACGTCCGGGTCAGCGATCAGGAAGCGCTCGAGGCTTTTCAACTGCTCGCGCGCTTGGAAGGCATCCTCCCGGCTCTGGAGAGCGCGCACGCGCTCGCTTACGTCTGCCGATTGGCGCCGACAATGCGGCGCGACCAGATCCTCGTCGTCAACCTCTCCGGTCGCGGCGATAAGGATGTTCAAACCGTCGCCGATGCGCTCGACCGCAGGGGAACGGGATCACCATGA